In Paucidesulfovibrio longus DSM 6739, a genomic segment contains:
- the selD gene encoding selenide, water dikinase SelD produces the protein MAEYELVKRAKSAGUAAKIAPEVLERTLAGLGGGTPDPRILAGQAGDNEDAVVLRFPEGRALVQTVDFFTPIVNDPHGFGRIAAANALSDVYAMGGEPLSAMNIVCFPVKELPTTLLRAILEGGLEAVLEAGAVPAGGHSVEDDEVKYGLAVSGSVDPKRMATNRGLRPGDLLVLTKPLGTGVLATALKADWDGADRFEQTLIRWCGRLNANAGRAVRELGLTGATDVTGFGLGGHLLELCQASGCAAEIWLDQVPFFDDAVDLAAVGLLPAGSICNRNFYLPRCAASPDIDPIRRDLVFDAQSSGGLLLAVPPHKLADCRAMLADLGEPAHVIGRARPLADPDAPRLALLPARNE, from the coding sequence ATGGCAGAGTACGAACTGGTCAAGCGCGCCAAATCCGCGGGTTGAGCCGCCAAGATCGCTCCGGAGGTTCTGGAGCGGACCTTGGCCGGGCTGGGCGGCGGTACGCCTGACCCGCGCATTCTCGCCGGACAGGCGGGCGACAACGAAGACGCGGTGGTGCTGCGCTTCCCGGAAGGACGCGCCCTGGTGCAGACCGTGGATTTCTTTACGCCCATCGTCAACGATCCCCACGGGTTCGGACGCATCGCCGCGGCCAACGCCCTGTCCGACGTCTACGCCATGGGCGGGGAGCCGCTCTCGGCCATGAACATCGTCTGCTTCCCGGTCAAGGAACTGCCCACCACCCTCCTGCGCGCCATCCTCGAAGGCGGCCTGGAAGCCGTGCTCGAAGCCGGAGCCGTGCCCGCCGGAGGCCACAGCGTGGAGGACGACGAGGTCAAGTACGGCCTGGCCGTTTCCGGCAGCGTCGATCCGAAACGCATGGCCACCAACCGGGGCCTGCGGCCCGGCGACCTGCTCGTGCTGACCAAGCCCCTGGGCACCGGCGTGCTCGCCACGGCCCTCAAGGCCGACTGGGACGGGGCCGATCGCTTCGAGCAGACCCTCATCCGGTGGTGCGGCCGCCTGAACGCCAACGCGGGCCGCGCGGTCCGCGAACTGGGCCTGACCGGAGCCACGGACGTGACCGGGTTCGGCCTGGGCGGCCACCTGCTCGAACTCTGCCAGGCCAGCGGCTGCGCCGCCGAGATCTGGCTCGACCAGGTTCCCTTTTTCGACGACGCCGTGGACCTCGCCGCCGTGGGCCTCCTGCCCGCCGGGTCCATCTGCAACCGCAACTTCTACCTGCCGCGCTGCGCCGCCTCGCCGGACATCGACCCCATCCGGCGCGACCTCGTGTTCGACGCGCAGTCGTCCGGAGGCCTGCTCCTGGCCGTGCCGCCGCACAAGCTCGCCGACTGCCGGGCCATGCTCG
- a CDS encoding heavy-metal-associated domain-containing protein, with product MERKITVKGMSCGHCKAAVTKAVETVDGVENVTVDLATGRVTYSSAKDSDAKVKENIEKAGYEVAD from the coding sequence ATGGAAAGGAAGATCACCGTAAAGGGCATGAGCTGCGGCCATTGCAAGGCCGCCGTGACCAAGGCAGTGGAGACCGTGGACGGCGTGGAAAACGTCACCGTGGACCTCGCCACGGGCCGCGTGACCTATTCCTCGGCCAAGGACAGCGACGCCAAGGTCAAGGAAAACATCGAAAAGGCCGGATACGAGGTCGCGGACTAG
- a CDS encoding heavy metal translocating P-type ATPase, with translation MHCGACAARIERVLGKKSGVSAVSVSLADESLSLEYDPESLSREEIESAVAGLGFEVRLPEPAAPEPQGAPGEENLRLDIQGMSCASCVARVERAVRELPGVSGAEVSLADNSGSFTFDPAQISRAELQKAIRDAGYESREQPGSGAGGMTEQERFDERRREAAEDLRRRRNRLIPAFLFALPLLVVSMGHMWGLPLPAGLDPAHAPLNFALLQLALTLPVLWSGRFFYTSGVPALLRGGPNMDSLVAVGTGAAFLYSLWNTVEIALGPAYGFNPQAKAMDLYFESAAVLIALISLGKYFEARSKQRTSEAIRSLMNLAPDTALLVENGEEREIPAQEVRPGDLVRIRPGARIPVDGVVVEGRSGVDESMLTGEPLPVTKQAGDALTGGSLNTTGSLVMRAERVGSETTLARIVEMVRRAQGSKAPIASLADRVSYYFVPAVMATATAAGLAWYFLGGADFAFSLRIFVAVMVIACPCAMGLATPMSIMVGTGRGAQLGVLVKSGGALQALSEIRTLAFDKTGTLTRGEPALDGLWTAPGFGSGGDPEHRAIALAGAAESQSEHPLALAILRAVKDRGLAAPGLRSFDSVPGRGVRAEVDEDGEAAAVLLGNRELMDENGVAVPDDADQAAQGFAAQGKTALHLAVDGSLAAILALADTAREESAEVVRRVHGLGLRTIMLTGDAEPAARAIAAQLGIDEVRARILPGGKADAVAELQQHGRIAMVGDGVNDAPALARADVGIAMGSGIDSAVEAGDVVLLRGGLNGLLTALRLSRAVMRNIRQNLFWAFAFNVLGIPVAAGLLVIFGGPGLNPMIAGTAMALSSVTVVSNALRLRAFNSQEK, from the coding sequence ATGCACTGCGGGGCCTGCGCCGCGCGCATCGAGCGCGTGCTCGGCAAGAAGTCCGGCGTCTCCGCCGTTTCCGTCAGCCTCGCCGACGAATCCCTGAGCCTGGAATACGACCCTGAATCCCTGAGCCGCGAGGAGATCGAATCCGCCGTGGCCGGGCTGGGCTTCGAGGTCCGCCTGCCCGAACCCGCCGCCCCGGAGCCCCAGGGCGCGCCCGGCGAGGAAAACCTTCGCCTGGACATCCAGGGCATGAGCTGCGCTTCCTGCGTGGCCCGCGTGGAGCGCGCCGTGCGCGAGCTGCCCGGCGTTTCCGGAGCCGAGGTCAGCCTTGCGGACAATTCCGGCAGCTTCACCTTCGACCCCGCGCAGATCAGCCGGGCCGAGCTGCAAAAGGCCATCCGCGACGCGGGCTACGAGAGCCGCGAACAGCCCGGTTCCGGCGCGGGCGGCATGACCGAACAGGAACGCTTCGACGAGCGCCGCCGCGAAGCGGCCGAAGACCTGCGCCGCCGCCGCAACCGCCTCATCCCGGCCTTTCTCTTCGCCCTGCCCCTGCTCGTGGTCAGCATGGGCCACATGTGGGGCCTGCCTCTGCCCGCCGGGCTCGACCCGGCGCACGCCCCCCTGAATTTCGCCCTGCTCCAGCTGGCCCTGACCCTGCCCGTGCTCTGGTCCGGCAGGTTCTTCTACACCAGCGGCGTGCCCGCGCTGCTGCGCGGCGGCCCGAACATGGATTCCCTTGTGGCCGTGGGCACGGGCGCGGCCTTTCTCTATTCGCTCTGGAACACCGTGGAAATCGCCCTCGGCCCGGCCTACGGATTCAACCCCCAGGCCAAGGCCATGGACCTCTACTTCGAGTCGGCGGCGGTGCTCATCGCCCTGATCTCGCTGGGCAAGTATTTCGAGGCCCGCTCCAAGCAGCGCACCTCCGAGGCCATCCGCTCGCTGATGAACCTCGCCCCGGACACCGCGCTCCTGGTCGAAAACGGCGAGGAACGCGAGATTCCCGCCCAGGAAGTGCGCCCCGGCGACCTCGTGCGCATCCGGCCCGGCGCGCGCATTCCCGTGGACGGCGTGGTCGTGGAGGGCCGCTCCGGCGTGGACGAATCCATGCTCACGGGCGAGCCCCTGCCCGTGACCAAGCAGGCCGGAGACGCGCTCACGGGCGGTTCCCTGAACACCACGGGCAGCCTGGTCATGCGCGCCGAGCGCGTCGGCTCCGAGACCACCCTGGCCCGCATCGTGGAGATGGTCCGCCGCGCCCAGGGCTCCAAGGCGCCCATCGCCAGCCTCGCGGACCGGGTCAGCTATTATTTCGTTCCGGCGGTCATGGCCACGGCGACGGCCGCGGGACTGGCCTGGTATTTCCTCGGCGGAGCCGACTTCGCCTTTTCCCTGCGCATCTTCGTGGCCGTCATGGTCATCGCCTGCCCCTGCGCCATGGGCCTGGCCACGCCCATGTCCATCATGGTCGGCACCGGACGCGGCGCGCAGCTCGGCGTGCTGGTCAAGAGCGGCGGCGCGCTCCAGGCCCTGAGCGAAATCCGCACCCTGGCCTTCGACAAGACCGGAACCCTGACGCGCGGCGAACCCGCCCTGGACGGCCTCTGGACCGCGCCGGGCTTCGGCTCCGGGGGCGACCCCGAACACCGCGCCATCGCCCTGGCCGGGGCCGCCGAGTCCCAGAGCGAGCATCCCCTGGCCCTGGCCATCCTGCGCGCCGTCAAGGATCGCGGTCTGGCCGCGCCGGGGCTGCGCTCCTTCGACTCCGTTCCGGGCCGGGGCGTGCGCGCCGAAGTGGACGAGGACGGGGAAGCCGCCGCCGTGCTGCTCGGCAACCGCGAGCTGATGGACGAAAACGGGGTGGCCGTGCCGGACGATGCGGACCAGGCGGCCCAGGGCTTCGCCGCCCAGGGCAAGACCGCGCTCCACCTGGCCGTGGACGGCTCCCTGGCCGCGATTCTGGCCCTGGCCGACACGGCCCGCGAGGAAAGCGCCGAGGTCGTCCGCCGCGTGCACGGCCTGGGCCTGCGCACGATCATGCTCACGGGCGACGCGGAACCGGCGGCGCGGGCCATTGCCGCGCAGCTCGGCATCGACGAGGTCCGCGCGCGCATCCTGCCGGGCGGCAAGGCGGACGCCGTGGCCGAGCTTCAGCAACACGGGCGCATCGCCATGGTCGGCGACGGGGTCAACGACGCCCCGGCCCTGGCCCGCGCGGACGTGGGCATCGCCATGGGCTCCGGCATCGACTCCGCCGTGGAGGCCGGAGACGTGGTCCTGCTGCGCGGCGGACTGAACGGGCTGCTCACGGCCCTGCGCCTCTCGCGCGCCGTGATGCGCAACATCCGCCAGAACCTTTTTTGGGCTTTCGCCTTCAACGTCCTGGGCATCCCGGTGGCAGCCGGGCTGCTCGTCATCTTCGGCGGGCCGGGCCTGAATCCCATGATCGCCGGAACAGCCATGGCGCTCAGTTCCGTGACCGTGGTGTCCAACGCCCTGCGCCTGCGCGCCTTCAACAGCCAGGAGAAGTGA
- a CDS encoding sulfide/dihydroorotate dehydrogenase-like FAD/NAD-binding protein: MYKIVNKRSLIPGQTSMLVIEAPQVALKAEPGNFVMLRVHEQGERIPLTIADADPEAGTITLVFLVVGKTTAHLDSLEEGDSLQDVCGPLGRPTEIESRGTVVCVGGGTGVAAMHHIAKGHARAGNRVIAIVGARSESLLLFCDELAGFCPEVRIATDDGSRGHKGFVTQVLQRLIDEGEEIAEVVAVGPVPMMRAVAELTRPYGIKTTVSLNSIMVDGIGMCGACRCSVGGETRFACVDGPEFDGHEVDFDELWRRLGQFREQEAVSREHFHQCRCGESK, translated from the coding sequence ATGTACAAAATCGTGAATAAGCGGTCGCTCATTCCCGGACAGACCAGCATGCTCGTGATCGAGGCTCCCCAGGTGGCGCTCAAGGCCGAGCCGGGGAACTTCGTCATGCTCCGCGTGCACGAGCAGGGCGAGCGCATTCCCCTGACCATCGCGGACGCCGATCCCGAAGCCGGGACCATCACCCTTGTTTTTCTCGTCGTCGGCAAGACCACGGCCCACCTCGATTCCCTGGAGGAAGGCGACAGCCTCCAGGACGTCTGCGGCCCCCTGGGCAGGCCCACGGAAATCGAGAGCCGGGGCACCGTGGTCTGCGTGGGCGGCGGCACGGGCGTCGCGGCCATGCACCACATCGCCAAGGGACACGCCCGCGCCGGGAACCGGGTCATCGCCATCGTGGGCGCGCGCTCCGAGAGCCTGCTGCTCTTCTGCGACGAGCTGGCGGGCTTCTGCCCGGAGGTGCGCATCGCCACGGACGACGGCAGCCGGGGGCACAAGGGCTTCGTGACCCAGGTGCTCCAGCGGCTCATCGACGAGGGCGAGGAGATCGCCGAGGTCGTGGCCGTGGGTCCGGTGCCCATGATGCGCGCCGTGGCCGAACTGACCCGGCCTTACGGCATCAAGACCACGGTCAGCCTGAACTCGATCATGGTGGACGGGATCGGCATGTGCGGCGCGTGCCGGTGCAGCGTGGGCGGGGAAACCCGGTTCGCCTGCGTGGACGGCCCGGAATTCGACGGCCACGAGGTGGATTTCGACGAGCTTTGGCGTCGCCTGGGCCAGTTCCGCGAGCAGGAGGCCGTTTCCAGGGAACATTTCCATCAGTGCCGCTGCGGGGAGAGCAAATGA
- the gltA gene encoding NADPH-dependent glutamate synthase → MTQEQSAKKGRKIQPRVAMPEQPARERSGNFDEVALGYRREDALAETARCIQCKNPKCRKGCPVEIDIKGFIGRLQQDDLSGAHEIIRQYNSLPAVCGRVCPQESQCEGACVLAAKGEPVAIGRLERYVADTFAASGACEQLTGTRECTLDRPLRVACVGGGPAGLSCAGHLAALGVKVTVFEALHEVGGVLVYGIPRFRLPKAVVRREVEAMRALGVEFVTNWVAGRTFQLRELMEQGFDAVFIGVGAGLPRFLNVPGENLLGVYSANEYLTRVNLGRAFSFPDHDTPPPHTGRVVVVGGGNVAMDAARTALRLGADEVTILYRRTEAEMPARAEETHHALEEGVKLRCLCSPIAFNGDADMKLTSVTAQLMELGAPDESGRCRPVCVEGASEEIPADTAVIAVGTRPNPILLEATPELELNKWGYIQADPETGETSMPNVFAGGDIVTGAATVISAMGAGRRAAKTIAERFLG, encoded by the coding sequence ATGACCCAGGAACAGAGCGCGAAAAAGGGAAGAAAGATTCAGCCCCGCGTGGCCATGCCCGAACAGCCCGCGCGCGAGCGGAGCGGCAACTTCGACGAGGTGGCCCTGGGCTACCGCCGCGAGGACGCCCTGGCCGAGACCGCACGCTGCATCCAGTGCAAGAACCCCAAGTGCCGCAAGGGCTGCCCCGTGGAGATCGACATCAAGGGCTTCATCGGGCGGCTCCAGCAGGACGACCTTTCCGGCGCGCACGAGATCATCCGGCAATACAATTCCCTGCCCGCGGTCTGCGGCCGGGTCTGCCCGCAGGAAAGCCAGTGCGAGGGCGCGTGCGTGCTCGCCGCCAAGGGCGAACCCGTGGCCATAGGCCGCCTGGAACGCTACGTGGCCGATACCTTTGCGGCGTCCGGAGCCTGCGAACAGCTCACGGGCACGCGCGAATGCACCCTGGACAGGCCCTTGCGCGTGGCCTGCGTGGGCGGCGGCCCCGCCGGGCTGAGCTGCGCCGGACACCTGGCCGCGCTCGGCGTCAAGGTCACGGTCTTCGAGGCCCTGCACGAGGTGGGCGGCGTGCTCGTCTACGGCATTCCCCGCTTCCGCCTGCCCAAGGCCGTGGTCCGGCGCGAGGTGGAAGCCATGCGCGCCCTGGGCGTGGAGTTCGTGACCAACTGGGTCGCGGGCCGCACCTTCCAGCTGCGCGAACTCATGGAGCAAGGCTTCGACGCGGTCTTCATCGGAGTGGGCGCGGGCCTGCCGCGCTTTTTGAACGTGCCGGGCGAGAACCTGCTCGGCGTGTACTCGGCCAACGAATATCTCACCCGCGTGAACCTGGGCCGGGCCTTCAGCTTTCCGGACCACGACACCCCGCCCCCGCACACGGGCCGGGTCGTGGTCGTGGGCGGCGGCAACGTGGCCATGGACGCCGCGCGCACGGCCCTGCGCCTGGGCGCGGACGAGGTCACGATCCTGTACCGCCGCACCGAGGCGGAGATGCCCGCGCGCGCCGAAGAGACGCACCACGCCCTGGAAGAGGGCGTGAAGCTGCGCTGCCTCTGCTCGCCCATCGCCTTCAACGGCGACGCGGACATGAAGCTGACCTCGGTCACGGCGCAGCTCATGGAGCTGGGAGCGCCGGACGAGTCGGGCCGCTGCCGCCCGGTCTGCGTGGAGGGCGCGAGCGAGGAAATCCCGGCGGACACGGCGGTCATCGCCGTGGGCACCCGGCCCAACCCCATCCTGCTGGAGGCCACTCCGGAACTGGAACTGAACAAGTGGGGCTACATCCAGGCCGATCCGGAAACCGGGGAAACCTCCATGCCGAACGTCTTTGCCGGTGGCGACATCGTCACGGGCGCGGCCACGGTCATCTCGGCCATGGGCGCGGGACGGCGCGCAGCCAAGACCATCGCCGAGCGCTTCCTGGGCTGA